One window of the Deltaproteobacteria bacterium genome contains the following:
- the recF gene encoding DNA replication and repair protein RecF (All proteins in this family for which functions are known are DNA-binding proteins that assist the filamentation of RecA onto DNA for the initiation of recombination or recombinational repair.), whose protein sequence is MNENNFCKIKQITFENFRNLETKIFEPKEDFNFFHGENAQGKTSILEALFFLSELKSFRSSDYKNLIAHQRQNFFLSALIDQDGLEHQISIQVSPSGKQVQLNGKTPRPFSKLRQILPIVYFTPDSVRLFRISPSERRDYFDRFFSLLSAEFTEVQERYSKIHRQKNLLLERLREKNNFSDREELQSWNEQLSYFGARLYSLRQCFTGLLDEKLQDAFFDLSGESWKAQIEYRPYFEGLMEAKAEEIQDLLLIEMERREGEELERGQVLVGPHRDDWFFLINSFLLKEEGSQGQHRVAVASLKLVEIDILRQFGKVPVALFDDLLSELDSKRSELMMEKLFEHSCQVFLTSIKPYGLETQKFSKSLFKIEKGCIKNE, encoded by the coding sequence GTGAATGAAAATAATTTCTGTAAAATTAAGCAAATTACCTTTGAAAATTTCCGAAATCTGGAAACTAAAATTTTTGAACCAAAAGAGGATTTTAATTTTTTTCATGGAGAAAATGCTCAGGGAAAAACCTCTATTCTTGAGGCGTTGTTTTTCTTAAGTGAGCTTAAGTCTTTTAGAAGTAGCGATTATAAGAATTTAATTGCACATCAGCGGCAAAATTTTTTTTTATCCGCTCTCATCGATCAGGATGGATTGGAGCACCAGATCTCTATCCAAGTTTCTCCTTCTGGAAAACAAGTTCAGCTTAATGGAAAAACGCCACGGCCTTTTTCAAAATTGAGACAAATACTGCCCATCGTTTATTTTACTCCCGACTCCGTTAGACTTTTTCGTATTTCCCCCTCCGAGAGAAGGGATTATTTTGACCGCTTTTTTTCTCTACTTTCTGCGGAATTTACTGAGGTACAAGAAAGATATTCAAAGATACATCGCCAAAAAAATCTGCTTCTCGAAAGGTTGAGAGAAAAAAATAATTTTTCCGATCGAGAAGAACTGCAGAGCTGGAACGAACAACTTTCTTATTTCGGAGCAAGACTTTACTCCCTCCGACAATGCTTTACTGGATTGTTGGACGAAAAACTTCAAGATGCATTTTTCGATCTTTCAGGAGAAAGTTGGAAGGCCCAGATTGAATACAGACCCTATTTTGAAGGATTAATGGAAGCCAAGGCAGAAGAAATACAAGATCTGCTTTTAATTGAGATGGAACGGCGAGAGGGGGAAGAATTAGAGAGGGGACAAGTGCTGGTGGGCCCACACCGGGATGACTGGTTTTTTTTAATAAATTCTTTTTTACTGAAAGAAGAAGGTTCTCAGGGCCAGCATCGGGTGGCTGTTGCTTCCCTAAAGCTGGTAGAAATTGATATTCTAAGACAATTTGGAAAGGTACCTGTCGCTCTATTTGATGATCTCCTCAGTGAATTAGATAGCAAACGCAGCGAGTTGATGATGGAAAAACTCTTTGAACATTCTTGCCAAGTGTTCCTCACTTCGATTAAACCCTATGGCTTAGAAACACAGAAATTTTCAAAATCTCTATTTAAAATAGAAAAAGGATGTATCAAAAATGAGTGA
- the gyrB gene encoding DNA topoisomerase (ATP-hydrolyzing) subunit B, translating into MSEAKEETYDANSIKVLEGLEAVRKRPAMYIGSTGPAGLHHLVYEVVDNSIDEALAGHCDTISVLIHLDNSVTVEDNGRGIPTDIHPTEGISAAEVVLTKLHAGGKFEKSAYKVSGGLHGVGVSCVNALSIDLDMEIKRDGKVFHQHFERGIPKKPLEQTGKTDKRGTKIWFKPDPEIFEQIEYSFDILSNRLRELAFLNKGIKIEIKDERADKSHLFQYEGGIVSFVEYLNQRKTPLHPKPVYFTAEKDLLIVEIAMQWNDSYSEQIFSFANNINTHDGGTHVSGFKSALTRSFNAYLSKGNFLKDLKGDNLEGEDIREGLMAVISVKIPEPQFEGQTKGKLGNSEVEGIVKSLVSEKLSQFLEENPSVSKKIATKMVEAARARVAARNARNLVRRKSALEVGSLPGKLADCQERDARFAELYIVEGDSAGGSAKQGRDRRNQAILPLKGKILNVEKARFDKMLTSDEIRTLITALGTGIGENDFDIEKLRYHRIVLMTDADVDGAHIRTLLLTFFYRQMPSIVERGYLYIAQPPLYKIKKGKNERYLKDDSAMEDHLIDLGTQDVKMRLKGKEVSGKALVDLTKKLIRYHNILNKIQKRVDPRVVDAWIELGSIDETTLKNAEALDQQSERLSRLLVKKHPELKDLQLELREDAEHSAQKLVYKTLFNGATRETSLEVSYLINPEVLELNNLYQAFRELGEDPFKISNNGKELELDSLQAIRDYILDQGKEGQYIQRYKGLGEMNPNQLWETTMNPETRTLLQVRVDDAIEADQIFTILMGDLVEPRRDFIEQNALNVRNLDI; encoded by the coding sequence ATGAGTGAAGCAAAAGAAGAAACATACGATGCCAATTCTATTAAAGTTTTGGAGGGATTGGAAGCTGTTCGAAAAAGACCCGCCATGTATATTGGGTCTACAGGGCCTGCGGGACTTCACCACCTGGTTTATGAAGTGGTGGACAATTCCATTGATGAAGCCTTGGCGGGACATTGCGATACCATTTCAGTGCTCATCCATCTGGATAATTCTGTCACGGTAGAAGACAATGGCCGGGGAATTCCCACCGATATACATCCCACAGAAGGGATCTCTGCTGCTGAGGTGGTGCTCACAAAATTGCACGCGGGAGGTAAATTTGAAAAAAGTGCCTATAAAGTTTCAGGGGGGCTGCACGGTGTGGGCGTTTCTTGCGTGAATGCCTTGTCTATCGATTTGGACATGGAGATCAAGCGAGATGGAAAGGTGTTTCATCAGCACTTTGAACGTGGAATCCCCAAAAAACCCCTGGAACAAACCGGGAAAACCGATAAGCGGGGGACAAAAATTTGGTTTAAGCCCGACCCGGAAATTTTTGAACAGATTGAATACAGTTTTGATATTCTCAGCAACCGTCTCCGAGAACTTGCTTTTTTAAACAAGGGAATCAAAATTGAGATCAAAGACGAGCGTGCGGACAAGTCCCATTTGTTTCAATACGAAGGTGGTATTGTCAGTTTTGTGGAATATCTCAATCAACGAAAAACGCCTCTGCATCCCAAACCCGTTTATTTTACGGCAGAGAAAGATTTGCTGATCGTTGAAATTGCCATGCAGTGGAACGATAGTTATAGCGAACAAATTTTTTCCTTTGCCAACAATATCAACACGCACGATGGGGGTACGCATGTGAGTGGATTCAAGTCTGCCCTCACCCGTTCTTTTAACGCCTATCTGAGCAAGGGGAATTTTTTAAAAGATTTGAAGGGAGATAATTTAGAGGGTGAAGATATCCGCGAAGGCCTGATGGCCGTTATTTCTGTAAAGATTCCAGAACCTCAATTTGAAGGTCAAACCAAGGGAAAACTGGGCAATAGTGAAGTAGAAGGGATTGTCAAATCGCTGGTCAGCGAAAAACTCTCACAATTTTTGGAAGAAAATCCTTCCGTCTCCAAAAAAATAGCCACAAAAATGGTAGAGGCAGCACGTGCACGAGTGGCTGCGCGCAACGCACGAAATTTGGTGCGACGCAAGTCGGCTCTCGAAGTAGGATCGCTTCCCGGAAAACTGGCCGATTGTCAGGAGCGCGATGCCCGCTTTGCCGAGCTCTACATCGTCGAAGGAGATTCGGCAGGAGGATCGGCCAAGCAAGGTCGTGACCGCCGCAACCAGGCCATCCTGCCCTTGAAGGGAAAGATTTTAAACGTGGAGAAGGCCCGTTTCGATAAGATGCTCACCTCGGACGAGATTCGGACACTCATCACCGCTTTAGGCACTGGGATTGGGGAGAATGATTTTGATATTGAAAAATTACGCTACCATCGCATTGTGCTCATGACGGATGCCGATGTGGATGGGGCCCATATTCGAACCTTGTTGCTGACTTTCTTTTACCGTCAAATGCCTTCCATCGTCGAGCGGGGATATCTCTATATTGCACAGCCTCCTCTTTACAAAATCAAGAAAGGAAAAAACGAGCGTTATCTGAAAGACGATTCGGCCATGGAAGACCACTTGATCGACTTGGGTACCCAGGATGTAAAAATGAGGCTCAAAGGAAAAGAAGTGAGTGGAAAGGCCTTGGTGGATCTTACCAAAAAGCTCATTCGCTATCATAATATCCTGAATAAGATCCAAAAAAGGGTGGATCCTCGTGTGGTAGATGCCTGGATTGAATTGGGCAGTATCGATGAGACGACCCTGAAAAACGCAGAAGCCCTGGATCAGCAATCCGAAAGACTCTCTCGACTATTGGTCAAAAAGCATCCCGAACTGAAGGACCTGCAACTGGAGTTGCGCGAAGATGCCGAACATTCCGCCCAAAAATTAGTTTATAAGACCTTGTTTAATGGTGCAACTAGGGAGACCAGCCTAGAAGTAAGCTATTTGATCAATCCAGAGGTGTTGGAGCTTAACAATCTTTATCAAGCCTTTCGGGAACTCGGGGAAGATCCCTTCAAGATCAGTAATAATGGCAAAGAGTTGGAGTTGGATAGCCTCCAGGCCATTCGAGACTACATCCTGGATCAAGGGAAAGAAGGTCAATATATCCAACGTTACAAAGGGTTGGGGGAAATGAATCCTAATCAGCTCTGGGAAACCACGATGAACCCGGAAACCCGCACCCTGCTTCAAGTTCGGGTAGACGATGCCATTGAAGCAGACCAGATTTTTACTATTTTAATGGGAGATCTAGTCGAACCTAGACGAGATTTTATTGAACAAAATGCATTAAATGTACGCAACTTGGATATCTAG
- a CDS encoding DcrB-related protein, producing MGKLTLNDLEVEIPQNWQDQGMITLTIPSTDKNVRPNIILTKERLNEEVDLATYFGKIKEAVKARGVQSFKIVDEKQITLGGIPAMQMVCQWDLAGMKQMLGDEADALKNIKPGQKVQQVQITLLKDGVAINLTASFPGEQFELYLRPFQKFVQSIKFN from the coding sequence ATGGGAAAGCTGACATTAAACGATTTAGAAGTGGAAATTCCACAAAACTGGCAAGATCAGGGAATGATTACTTTAACCATTCCTTCCACCGATAAAAATGTTCGTCCGAACATTATTTTAACCAAAGAAAGATTGAACGAAGAGGTCGATCTTGCCACTTATTTTGGTAAAATCAAAGAAGCTGTGAAAGCACGTGGTGTCCAAAGCTTCAAGATAGTGGATGAGAAACAAATTACCCTGGGTGGTATTCCTGCCATGCAGATGGTTTGCCAATGGGATTTAGCGGGTATGAAACAGATGTTAGGGGACGAAGCGGATGCCCTAAAAAATATCAAGCCCGGCCAAAAGGTACAACAAGTTCAGATCACCCTTTTGAAAGATGGCGTAGCCATTAACCTCACCGCGAGTTTTCCGGGGGAACAATTTGAACTTTATTTGCGACCTTTCCAAAAGTTTGTGCAGTCGATTAAGTTTAATTAA
- the ruvX gene encoding Holliday junction resolvase RuvX: protein MKILALDVGHKRIGMAKTDGLGIGVWPLQTLQRRSLSQDLEGIFEILESDQVEKIVVGLPLSMNGSESPQTQKTRTFANQLKRYLHEKGHPLPVDYWDERLSSWEAEETLSQAGIKTKKNKGLLDAEAACVILRDYLSINGFSPS from the coding sequence ATGAAAATCCTGGCCCTTGATGTCGGACATAAAAGAATAGGCATGGCCAAGACCGATGGCTTAGGAATCGGCGTGTGGCCTTTACAAACTCTTCAAAGACGATCACTTTCTCAAGACCTCGAAGGTATTTTTGAAATCTTAGAGAGTGACCAGGTTGAAAAAATAGTTGTAGGCCTTCCCTTAAGTATGAATGGGAGTGAAAGCCCCCAAACTCAAAAAACAAGGACCTTTGCAAATCAGTTAAAGCGATATTTACATGAAAAAGGGCATCCTTTGCCTGTGGATTATTGGGACGAACGCTTAAGCAGTTGGGAAGCAGAGGAAACATTGAGCCAGGCGGGGATCAAAACCAAAAAAAATAAAGGTTTGCTGGATGCAGAAGCTGCCTGCGTCATTTTAAGAGATTATTTGTCAATAAACGGATTTTCCCCCTCTTAA
- the mltG gene encoding endolytic transglycosylase MltG: MKKFFLILIFFILLGLGFYFLRFPKQVLNNSAIVEVKKGMGLKALVEEFQKQNLSSSHKLLYYYFRYRNVGSNLKAGEYQLDAGTTLEQASEKLLKGDILHRRFTIPEGYSLKDIAKLLAEKSLANPQSFLQKTLAADAAAKQGETGSSLEGYLFPDTYEYTQSTTEDSLINLLVKNFKKQAEAKLKEAGKVGLTPYQLLTLASIVEKETGKTEERPLIAGVFFNRLKINMPLATDPSIIYGIPNYDGNIRKADLLRDGPYNTYIRPGLPPTPIANPGLKSIEAVLNPTASEYLYFVSKGDGTHQFSKTLQEHEAAVQLYQIQKSGPKKSIE, encoded by the coding sequence ATGAAAAAATTTTTTCTGATCTTAATTTTTTTCATTCTGCTTGGATTAGGATTTTATTTTCTTCGTTTTCCCAAGCAAGTTTTAAACAATTCCGCCATCGTGGAAGTGAAAAAAGGAATGGGTCTCAAGGCCTTGGTGGAAGAATTTCAAAAACAAAATCTGAGTTCTTCTCACAAACTGCTTTACTATTACTTTCGCTATCGCAATGTGGGCAGCAATTTGAAGGCCGGGGAGTATCAACTGGATGCAGGTACCACATTAGAGCAAGCAAGCGAAAAGCTATTAAAGGGTGATATCCTCCATCGACGTTTTACGATTCCCGAGGGTTATAGTCTGAAAGATATCGCAAAACTTTTGGCTGAAAAATCTTTGGCAAATCCGCAGAGTTTTCTTCAGAAAACCTTAGCGGCCGATGCAGCAGCTAAACAAGGCGAGACTGGAAGCAGCTTGGAGGGCTATCTCTTTCCCGATACCTATGAATATACCCAATCGACTACCGAAGATTCATTGATTAATCTTTTGGTGAAGAATTTTAAAAAACAGGCAGAGGCAAAGTTAAAAGAGGCTGGGAAAGTGGGGCTAACTCCCTATCAGTTGCTGACCTTGGCCTCTATTGTTGAAAAAGAGACCGGAAAGACCGAAGAGCGTCCTCTCATCGCGGGCGTCTTTTTTAATCGCCTCAAAATCAACATGCCTCTGGCTACGGATCCCAGCATCATTTACGGAATTCCAAACTACGACGGAAATATTCGCAAGGCAGACCTCTTGCGCGATGGGCCATACAATACCTACATTCGACCGGGCCTTCCTCCCACGCCCATTGCGAATCCAGGCCTGAAAAGTATCGAAGCGGTGTTAAATCCTACAGCCTCGGAATATTTATATTTTGTCAGTAAGGGCGACGGCACTCATCAGTTCTCCAAGACGCTTCAAGAGCATGAGGCGGCGGTGCAACTTTATCAAATTCAAAAATCAGGCCCGAAGAA